ACGCAGTTACTGCACCCAGGAGCCCCACATACACGAGCCCGCACGGAAGCAGTCCGTTCAGAAGGCCAAGAGCCAATAAAGTAAATCCGGAATCCCTTTTTAACAGTTTCCCAATGTATGACTGCAGCTTCCTGTTGTAGAATCCATATACAGGAATTTTGCCGATTTTGTTTTTATATCTCCGTGGAACAATTACAAGAAATATTACTATCGCCCCGAGTAAAACAGATAGATTCTTCTGAATTCCGAACAGTGCAGCTGCACTGCCGAAAGTTCCAAAGAGCATTCCCAGAAATATATAAGCCGTTATTCTTCCCGCATTGTAAATAATTCTTCCTAAAAAAAAGCCCAGCCTGCTTTTTGAATTTGCAGGAAGAGCAACCATTAGAGGTCCGCACATGCCGGCACAGTGCAGGCTTCCTGCCATCCCGATTAGAAATGCGCTCCAGAGTTCCATTCATGCTTCCTTATTGCTGCTTAAAAAAGTTACCTTACATTAATAATCTCTTCATTCAGGTACTCCATACCTCCGGCCTTCCAGTTCATTTCAATTTTCCACAAGCCTTTTCTTCTCCCGCGGAAGTCTACAGACTGAACCAGATCCTGCCCCGGCTTAAGCGAAAGCCTGAAATCATATTTTCTGCCTGAAGGACGGGAAAAAAGGATTTCTCCCGTTATAGTTTCTTTAATTGTTTCGGGGAATTCTATTTTTACTTTGTCATCTGCCGGAATAAATTTAACCTCTTCTTTCAGGACCCGGGTGCGTTTAAGCTTTTCAATTCTGTCCTGGTAATTTATTTCATCATTATAATATTCATTTGACACCAGATCCATATCCTGCCCCATATAATAAAAGACAACTGAAAGAATGCCAAGCACAAACAATCCGTAAAGAAGAAATATTCTTATTCCCCAGTGAAATTTCATTTTTGTATTAATCCCGTTTGTGAAGTTATAATTATTCTTTATTCTACTTTTCCTAAAAACGATGTTTTTACTTCATCCACCTTTTTATCGCCTGCGTAAACAGATATCTTAAGAGGTGTAATCAGCCCTTTCAGTTTCTTCTCACTCAGTGTCACCAGAACTTTTGTTGCGGTTATTGCCTGCGCTTTGGAAATTAAATTGTCGTAACCGATTACTTTTATTTCGCCCTCTTCATATTCAAGCTCAAGCTTCATTGGGGTGTCGGTAAAAGTCTTGTTTGTGACCTTAAGGTCATAAATGTTGCTTATCCTGCCTCCAGCCTGCTCCTGCGAAAGGAGTCCCGGAGTCCTTAAAAAGCTTACGTCAAAGTCAGTTCTGGTTAAAAGCAAATATGCTACTACAGCAATCAGTATCATAATAACCGAGCTGTAGAAAATCACCCGTTGAGTAAAGCGGAATCCTTTCTTTTCCCTTATTCCTTTCAGCGAAGCGTAGCGTATGAGGCCTCTGGGCCTGCTGGTTTTTTCCATAACCATGTCGCAGGCATCAATGCACGCAGTACAGTTAATGCATTCGAGCTGCGTGCCGTTGCGTATATCTATTCCTGTCGGGCATACATCCACACACATAAGGCAGTCCACGCAATCCCCTTTTTCCGTCTTTACTTCGGACTTCTTCAGCTTTCCTCTCGGCTCACCGCGCGTGTAGTCATAGGCGATTACAAGAGAATTTTCATCAAGCAGAACGCCCTGGAGCCTGCCGTAAGGGCACACCAGAATGCATGCCTGCTCGCGGAACCATGCAAATACGCCATAGAATGCCAGTGAGAAAGCTGTAATTGAAATGAGCCCTGTCAGGTGCTCCCCGGGAGGATCACTCACAATACGGTTGAGTTCACCGGTTCCGATAACCCAGGCAAGGAAAGTATTTGCAACCAGAAACGACAGAATAAAAAATATTACGCTCTTCAGGCCTTTCTTCATAATCTTCTCAGCCGTCCATCGGGACTTTTTCAGCTGCCTCTGCCTTGATGCATCGCCTTCAATCAAGTATTCAATTTTTCTGAATACCATCTCCATAAACACCGTCTGTGGGCATACCCAGCCGCAGAAGACCCTCCCGAAGATGGTGGTAAAAAGAAATATAAACAGCACGAGCGCAATCATTGAAAGCAAAAGTAAAAAGAAATCGTGCGGCCCGAAGACTGTTCCCAGAATAATAAATTTCCTGTCAACTATATTTATCAGGAAAACAGGATTTCCCTTATACCTTAA
This DNA window, taken from Ignavibacteria bacterium, encodes the following:
- the ccoG gene encoding cytochrome c oxidase accessory protein CcoG, which gives rise to MSQAASDRDQEFRDRLGIVSKEGKRNWIYPKKPKGKYYKARTMVSIVLLLFFFGAPFLRYKGNPVFLINIVDRKFIILGTVFGPHDFFLLLLSMIALVLFIFLFTTIFGRVFCGWVCPQTVFMEMVFRKIEYLIEGDASRQRQLKKSRWTAEKIMKKGLKSVIFFILSFLVANTFLAWVIGTGELNRIVSDPPGEHLTGLISITAFSLAFYGVFAWFREQACILVCPYGRLQGVLLDENSLVIAYDYTRGEPRGKLKKSEVKTEKGDCVDCLMCVDVCPTGIDIRNGTQLECINCTACIDACDMVMEKTSRPRGLIRYASLKGIREKKGFRFTQRVIFYSSVIMILIAVVAYLLLTRTDFDVSFLRTPGLLSQEQAGGRISNIYDLKVTNKTFTDTPMKLELEYEEGEIKVIGYDNLISKAQAITATKVLVTLSEKKLKGLITPLKISVYAGDKKVDEVKTSFLGKVE
- a CDS encoding sulfite exporter TauE/SafE family protein; amino-acid sequence: MELWSAFLIGMAGSLHCAGMCGPLMVALPANSKSRLGFFLGRIIYNAGRITAYIFLGMLFGTFGSAAALFGIQKNLSVLLGAIVIFLVIVPRRYKNKIGKIPVYGFYNRKLQSYIGKLLKRDSGFTLLALGLLNGLLPCGLVYVGLLGAVTASGVKSGMIYMGLFGLGTLPLMFTISVMGHYISIGLRQKLRRVVPLLALLLGVVFILRGLDLGIPYISPKLSIAAKTDHMSSYRVKPPEVKPVAGRQQAEDCCK